The proteins below are encoded in one region of Danio rerio strain Tuebingen ecotype United States chromosome 14, GRCz12tu, whole genome shotgun sequence:
- the fgfrl1b gene encoding fibroblast growth factor receptor-like 1b isoform X2 produces the protein MRRRVLEQPVGSSVRLKCLASGNPTPVITWWKDQSLLDNPQQSKRPQWTLTLKNLQPQDSAKYTCHVSNAAGHINATYKVDVIERTNSKPILTGTHPVNTTVEFGGTASFQCKVHSDVKPVIQWLKRVDPGSEDRYNSTLEVGGQHYVVLPTGDVWSRPDGSYLNKLAIVKARDEDAGMYICLGANTMGYSVRSAYLTVLSDPKVEKDVIPRHISPGLPWPLIIGIPAAALLIVGTIVLWLCHSRRRQSALPPRPTTYRDHHISDKEPSSPNTNKPDLPSHRLATGPATLSGPPKIYTKVYTDMHTHTHTHAHMEGKVHQHFHYQC, from the exons ATGCGCAGGCGAGTGCTGGAGCAGCCGGTCGGCAGCTCGGTGCGTCTCAAATGTCTGGCCAGTGGAAACCCGACACCAGTCATTACATGGTGGAAAGACCAGAGCCTGCTGGACAATCCTCAGCAGAGCAAACGGCCACAGTGGACACTGACACTGAAGAACCTGCAGCCGCAGGACAGCGCAAAATACACCTGTCATGTCTCCAATGCAGCCGGACATATCAATGCCACATACAAAGTGGATGTCATTG AGCGCACAAACTCCAAACCCATCCTGACCGGCACTCATCCTGTCAACACGACTGTGGAGTTTGGAGGAACAGCCTCTTTCCAGTGTAAAGTCCACAGTGATGTGAAGCCAGTGATCCAGTGGCTGAAGCGAGTTGATCCGGGCTCAGAGGACCGCTATAACTCCACGCTGGAAGTTGGAGGACAGCATTATGTGGTGTTACCCACTGGAGATGTATGGTCCAGGCCGGACGGGTCATATCTCAACAAGCTGGCCATCGTGAAGGCCCGAGACGAGGATGCCGGGATGTATATCTGTCTGGGGGCAAATACCATGGGCTACAGCGTCCGCAGTGCCTACCTGACTGTTCTCTCTG ATCCCAAGGTGGAAAAGGATGTGATTCCCCGCCATATCAGTCCTGGTTTACCCTGGCCGCTGATCATTGGCATCCCAGCTGCTGCCCTGCTGATCGTGGGCACCATCGTGCTCTGGTTGTGCCATAGTCGAAGACGTCAGAGCGCTTTACCACCCCGACCAACGACCTACAGAGATCACCACATATCCGACAAAGAGCCCAGTTCACCAAACACCAACAAACCTGACCTGCCCAGCCACAGACTAGCAACCGGGCCTGCAACTCTCAGTGGCCCGCCAAAGATTTACACCAAAGTCTACACAGatatgcacactcacacacacacacatgcacacatggaGGGAAAAGTGCACCAGCATTTCCATTACCAGTGTTAA